A window from Pleuronectes platessa chromosome 6, fPlePla1.1, whole genome shotgun sequence encodes these proteins:
- the LOC128442923 gene encoding E3 ubiquitin/ISG15 ligase TRIM25, whose protein sequence is MSLSKPEELLVHELSCPICLQLYSNPVVLPCGHNYCRACICKSVDKCGETLPRCPECREEFEGVRSLQKNFKLCGIIEGYQATIQHLDRQHDTLPQTMEVLCDHCIDQPALAVKTCLKCEVSLCSRHLQRHHEKESFKMHTVVEPLNELGVKGCAVHHQQLEYFCSNDMTSLCSTCFIQGNHKNHDVLTFSVAEEEMRRSLASCNKLVSCRLQMTETLLQKTAEEQGASEAIGDKLINKAVSLLDSMAALVDRYRERLRVLLEEERGQRRNSWQLGVSALEEQQQQLLDAQRSATQALSETDPYVFIHRFLTIENQMRKVVDVPVPSTIPSKAPLNTRSLQGGLKTQDFRSEMNRFLDSLHIILNPLDLSFNIFTAHPSLIVSNDLRTVKYSSSKQPYPEHPERFTSAPQVLCSQGFSSGEHVWVVEVGANSMWSLGVCYKSIPRRGDHSRLGHNSVSWRLQWKNGKLTVCQSSANVALGETTIYPLRIEVALDYEGGTLSFHSTKGRRDHLHTFRAVFREPVYPVFGIQSNTPDSWITLNNGM, encoded by the exons ATGTCTTTGTCCAAGCCGGAGGAGCTGCTTGTGCACGAGCTGAGCTGTCCCATCTGCCTTCAGCTCTACTCCAACCCTGTGGTTCTCCCCTGTGGGCACAACTACTGCCGAGCTTGCATCTGCAAGTCCGTGGACAAGTGTGGCGAAACGCTCCCACGTTGCCCGGAGTGTCGAGAGGAATTTGAGGGCGTGCGCTCCCTCCAGAAGAACTTCAAACTCTGCGGCATCATTGAGGGTTACCAGGCCACCATACAGCATCTGGACAGGCAGCACGACACTTTGCCCCAGACCATGGAAGTTCTCTGCGACCACTGCATCGACCAGCCAGCGTTGGCTGTGAAGACCTGCCTGAAGTGTGAGGTGTCCCTGTGCTCCAGGCACCTTCAGAGACACCATGAGAAGGAGTCATTCAAAATGCACACCGTGGTGGAGCCTCTGAATGAGCTGGGGGTGAAGGGCTGCGCTGTCCACCATCAGCAACTCGAGTACTTCTGTTCCAATGACATGACATCGCTTTGCAGCACATGCTTCATACAGGGCAATCACAAGAACCATGATGTGCTCACCTTCAGCGTGGCCGAAGAAGAGATGAGGCGGTCACTGGCGAGCTGCAATAAG cttgtGTCCTGCAGGCTGCAGATGACCGAAACTCTCCTTCAGAAAAcggcagaggagcagggagccTCCGAAGCCATAGGTGACAAACTGATCAACAAGGCTGTCTCACTCCTGGACAGTATGGCTGCACTTGTGGACAG GTACAGGGAGCGTCTGCGTGTGCttttggaggaggagagaggccagCGCAGGAATAGCTGGCAGCTCGGAGTGAGTGCACTGGAagagcaacagcagcagttACTGGATGCCCAGCGAAGTGCAACACAGGCCCTGAGTGAGACTGACCCATACGTCTTCATACACAG GTTCCTGACAATTGAAAATCAGATGAGAAAGGTTGTGGACGTCCCCGTTCCCTCCACAATCCCATCAAAGGCACCGCTCAACACCAGGAGTCTCCAGGGAGGCCTCAAAACCCAGGACTTCCGCTCAGAAATGAACCGCTTCCTGGATTCACTTCACATCATCCTCAACCCGCTGGACCTCTCCTTCAACATCTTCACCGCCCATCCCAGCCTGATCGTGTCCAATGATCTGCGTACGGTCAAGTACAGCTCCAGCAAGCAGCCTTACCCAGAGCACCCGGAGCGTTTCACAAGTGCACCACAGGTTCTGTGCAGCCAAGGTTTCTCAAGTGGTGAGCATGTAtgggtggtggaggtgggggcCAACAGCATGTGGTCACTGGGCGTGTGTTACAAGAGCATCCCGCGCCGTGGGGACCACAGTCGTCTGGGACACAACTCTGTGTCCTGGCGACTGCAGTGGAAAAACGGCAAGCTGACAGTGTGCCAGTCCTCCGCTAATGTGGCTCTGGGAGAAACGACTATCTATCCGCTGAGGATTGAGGTAGCGTTGGACTACGAGGGGGGCACGTTATCGTTCCATAGCACCAAAGGGCGCAGGGATCACCTGCATACCTTCAGGGCTGTGTTTAGGGAGCCAGTTTACCCAGTGTTTGGTATTCAATCCAACACACCAGATTCCTGGATCACTCTGAACAATGGGATGTGA